Part of the Bacillus cereus group sp. RP43 genome is shown below.
CTTAGGATACGGTAGATTCTAGAATTTATAATTGAATAAAAAACGTGTATAAAGTCGATAGCTTACTATTTTATAAGTAGGTTATCGGCTTTTTTGAGTTTTTACGAGATAAAGAGAAGGATTTATAGTAGTGCTGGAGGTGGTTATTGATGATGTTAGCTGGTAGACAGTTACTGTTAGAAGAACTTTCTTCAGATTTGCAGGGTAAATTGGATCATTTGAAAAGGAATCGAGACGTCGTTTGTGTACAAGGGGTAATTAAGAAATATTCAAAATATATGTGCCAGCGCTGCGGAAATATGGAGCAGCGGCTATTTGCATCATTTCTATGTAAAAGATGCAATAAAGTATGTACGTATTGCCGGAAATGTATAACGATGGGCAGGGTAAGTGAATGTGCTGTACTTGTTCGTGGGATTACTGAAATAAGCGGAGAAAATTATTTGAATCCGTTACAGTGGGAAGGTGTTTTGTCTGCTGGTCAGGAGTTAGCTGCGCAAAGTGTCGTTGACGCTGTTAAGCAGAAAGAATCCTTTTTTATTTGGGCGGTGTGCGGGGCTGGAAAAACAGAAATGTTGTTTCGCGGAATTGCAGAGGCACTACAAAAGGGAGAGAGAGTTTGTATTGCAACGCCGAGAACGGACGTTGTACTTGAATTAGCACCGAGATTACAAGAAGTGTTTCCAAATATAAATGTAGCTGCTTTATATGGAGGGAGTTTAGACCTAGAAAAAGATGCGGCGTTAATCGTTGCAACTACACATCAATTGTTACGTTATTATAGGGCGTTCCATGTCATGATTGTAGATGAGATAGATGCTTTTCCATATCATGTGGATAAGATGTTACATTATGCAGTAAATGAAGCGATGAAGGAGGAGGCAGCACGTATTTATTTAACTGCAACTCCAGATGAAAAGTGGAAGCGTAAATTGCGGAATGGTAAGCAAAAAGGGGTTATTATTTCAGGACGTTATCATCGTCATCCATTGCCAGTCCCGATATTTCGGTGGTGCGGAAATTGGAAAAAGGGTCTTATGCGTAAAAAAATTCCTCGTGCTTTATTACAATGGTTAAATATGTACTTATCTAAACAATACCCCATTTTTCTATTTGTTCCTCATGTGCGATATGTAGAAGAAATTAGCCAGTTATTAAAATTATTAAATAATCAAATTGATGGTGTGCATGCAGAAGATCCGGCGAGAAAAGAGAAGGTAACAGCTTTCAGAAAAGGAGAAATCCCTTTATTAGTTACAACGACGATTTTGGAACGAGGAGTAACTGTGAAAAATTTACAAGTGGCAGTTTTAGGAGCTGAGGAAGAAATATTTTCAGAAAGTGCCCTCGTTCAAATTGCAGGGCGTGCTGGCAGAAGCTCTGATGAACCGCATGGAGATGTCATCTATTTTCATTATGGAAAGACAGAGGCGATGGTGCGTGCGAAAAAACATATTCAAAGTATGAATAAAAATGCTAAAGAACAAGGATTGATAGATTGATGCATTGTCTATTTTGTGATGAATATATTTCATATGCAATTAGTTGGTACACTTTTTTTGTTAAGCTTCATAAAAAGTATATATGTGATAGATGTGAACAAAAACTTTCCTATATTATAGGAGATATTTGCAAGGAGTGTGGTCGGCCTTTAGAACTTGTACCAGCTGAATATAAAAACGGGGATATTTGTATGGATTGCATAAGGTGGACGAACGAGCAGAGGTTTCCGTCTCTTATAAATCGTTCGTTGTATGTGTATGATGAAGGGATGAAAGAAATATTAGCACAGTTTAAATTTCGAGGAGATGCTGAATTAGTACATATTTTTCATCAGCCTTTTCGGAGTCTTTTTCAAAAATATTTTGCGAATGTTTCAGCTATCATTCCGGTCCCTCTTAGTGAAGAGCGAGAATACGAGCGTGGTTTTAACCAAGCTGAGTTACTAGCTTCTTGTTTGCCTATCAAAATGTTTTGTACATCATTAAGAAGAATCGAAACAGAAAAACAAAGTAAGAAGAAACGTAAAGAAAGGATATCGGGAGTTAATCCTTTTTATTTTCAGAGAGAAGAGAAGTTTCATGAACAACATGTTTTAATCGTGGATGATGTGTATACGACAGGAATTACTGTTAGGCAAATTGGAAGCCTTTTGTACGATCGAGGAGCGAGAGAAGTTTCTTGTTTGACGCTTTGTAGAGGTTAATATGTGAATGTCGAAAGGAATAATAAAAAGACGACAAATCTTCTTTGACTAACAGTCTTGTCATTCGTTATAGTCAGAATATGGGGCGAATGCCCTGATTTTAAGAGTGAAGGGAATGGAATGAACATGCAAGGACGAGTAAAATGGTTCAATGCAGAAAAGGGATTTGGGTTTATTGAGCGTGAAGATGGTGACGATGTGTTTGTTCATTTTTCTGCTATTCAACAAGATGGGTATAAGTCGTTAGAAGAAGGTCAACAAGTGGAGTTTGATATTGTTGATGGAGCACGTGGACCACAAGCAGCTAATGTTGTGAAACTGTAAAAATTAAGTTTTTGGAAAAGATAGAGCTGTATTTTTAGCAGCATTATATAGATGGCGAAAGCTCTTGCTCGTAACAAGGGCTTTTTTGTTGTGGTGAAGTTGTCAAAAAGTTGTTTCTTTTCTGTAACCAATTGTCCACAGTTACATTCGTTATTCACGATGTTAATAGGATAAAATAAAGATAGAAACGATGCATCTTTTCATTTCAACAAAAAACGATAAAAAAATCGCAATTCCACTAATTTTTTTAAAAAAATTAGAAGGAGTTTTTAAGCCAATGTCGAAATTATAGTACATAGGCTTGAAAGGAGGAATTCATCTATGAAATTCAACATTCGTGGTGAAAATATTGAAGTAACTCCAGCATTAAAGGAATATGTAGAGAAAAAACTAAGTAAATTAGAGCGTTATTTTGATACATTCCCAGAGATTAAGGTTAATTTAAAAGTATACTCTGACAAGCAACGTATCGAGGTAACAATTCCATTTACAGATTTATTACTTCGTGCAGAAGAAACTAATAGCGATATGTACGCTGCCATCGATTTAGTAGTTGATAAAATTGAGCGACAAATTCGTAAACATAAAACAAAAGTAAATCGTAAGTTACGTGAGAAAGGTTCTGTGAAAACTAACTTTATCCTTCCGGAAGCAGTAGCTGTTCTGGATGCGGTAGAAGAGGATGAATTAGAACTTGTACGTACAAAACGATTCGATTTAAAACCGATGGACGTTGAAGAAGCGATCTTACAAATGGATATGCTAGGACATAGTTTCTTCGTCTTCACAAATGCTGATACAAATGAAACTAATGTTGTATATGGCCGTAAAGACGGGAAATATGGTTTAATCGAAACAAAATAATCATTCAAAAGCGCAGCCGAAATGGCTGCGCTTTTTTTATCCCGCTATTTGTGAGCAGTAAAACTCCCACCTCAAAATTCGGCTGGAGCAAAGAAGTTAGGTGGGACCCCTGCTGCCCGTAAACGCCCGATTGGTGAAGGCTAATAATCAGTGGGGGATGAACAAAACCCCCACTGATTAAAGTTTCACTTTATATGTTTTTGCCTTCCTATCTTGTAATATTGATATAAATTTAAATGGCTTATTTGTAATGAAATTTAGAAGTCATGTTTTGTCACGGTCAATTGTATTACTATTCCAAAAGGATCTCGCACAATGGCATAACCTGGGCTGAAGGAGTTTTTTTCAAAAGGTGTTAAAATATAAACCTCATCATGTTGAATTAGATTGTGATAGAGTGCTTCAATGGTTTGGAAATCTTTAGATTGAATGCATAATGATGAGCTATTACTTAATTGCCAAGGGCGTGTGGAATCCACTGCCTGTTCTGCAATCATAATTTTATTAGTACCAATTTGTAAAACGGAATGGGTAATATAATGTTCTTGGCTTTCTTTATACGTGAAATTCGGATCTATTTCTTTCATTTCTTTATAGTTCTTTTTAAATAAAACTTTTGCGCCTAAATACTGTTCGTAAAATACAATTGCTTTAGCACCTTGCCCATTTAATGATAAAAAAGGGATTACTTCAAAGTTCATTGTATTGCCTCCTTCATATATGTTTACACTTATTACTATACAAATATAAGGTGCCACGCATTGGCACCTATAGGGGGATTTATGAAAAAAGTTGAACGTTTAAATCAGATGCTACGTTTTATTAATCAAAAACAAATATTCACATTGAAAGATTTAATGGATGAATTTCAAATTTCAAAAAGGACAGCTTTACGTGACATTGCATCATTAGAGGAAATGGGTGTACCTCTTTTTGCAGAGTATGGTCGGTATGGAGGGTATCGTTTAATAAAAACGATGACATTACCACCTATTTCATTTACAAATCATGAAGTTTTTGCACTTTATTTTGCGATGCAAGCACTAAGTAGTTTTGTAAGTATTCCCTTTCAAATCTCATTTCGTTCCATTAATAAGAAATTTTTAGATAGTGTTTCGTCAAAACAGCGCGGTCAAATTGAAAACTTGCAAAAAAGAGTTTCCTTTTTTCATTTGGAACAAGCACATGAATGTGGTTATCTAGAAGAGATTTTGTTAGCTGCTGTTCAAAATAGGGCTTTAACTATAAACTATGTAACGCCGAAACAAACGACAATGCGCCGTATTCAGCCGATTTCGATTTATGCAATGAAAGGTTATTGGTATTGCCAGGCTTACGATTTAGATAAAGCGGCTTATCGAGTGTTTCGCTGTGATCGTATTAGGTCGTTAGAAATGGTAGATGCTCAGGATAGTCTGGATTTGGAAAATATAAATATACATAACGCACATAGTCTTTGGAGGGCAACTGAACAAGCTATTCAATTTAAATGCTCAATTACTGCGAGGGGGATAGAGATATTCAAGCAACAACAATATCCTTCGATGAAATTATGGGAAGAATGTGAAGATACATATTTAATAGGAACTTATGAGCCTGCTGAAATCAACTTTATCATCTCATATCTAGCTAGTTTTGGTAAAACTATAAAAATAATTGAGCCATCTTCTTTAAAAGAAAATTTGAAAGAATACTACTTAGATTTAATACGAAATTTGTAATGTGAATTTGAAATATTAGTTTGTTGGAACAAATTAAATAAAAAACTTTTTCTGAATCTACGGCTCGACATTTGGACGATTGTTGTCATAGTTATAAGACAAGTGTTACAATTATCATTAGGTTTATACATTTTAGTTTTTTAAATTAGGAGAAAAATTGGCATAACATAAATTTGATTTTTATAACGACTGATTGTAAAGAGAAAAAGAAAGCAATCGGAAGTTTTATTTTAATAAAAGAGGAGCGTATTTCCTATGATCGGTATTTTAAAAAAGGTATTTGATGTCAACCAACGCCAAATTAAACGTATGCAGAAGACAGTGGAGCAAATTGATGCATTAGAATCATCTATTAAGCCGCTAACTGATGAACAATTAAAAGGAAAGACGATTGAATTTAAAGAACGTCTAACAAAAGGTGAAACAGTAGATGATCTACTTCCTGAAGCTTTTGCGGTTGTTCGTGAAGCAGCAACTCGTGTTCTTGGAATGCGTCCATATGGCGTACAGCTAATGGGTGGTATCGCCTTACATGAAGGAAATATCTCTGAGATGAAAACAGGTGAAGGTAAAACGTTAACATCTACTTTACCTGTATATTTAAACGCATTAACAGGAAAAGGTGTTCACGTTGTTACAGTCAATGAATACTTAGCGCAACGTGATGCGAGCGAAATGGGACAACTTCATGAGTTCCTTGGCTTAACTGTAGGGATTAACTTAAATAGTATGTCACGTGAAGAGAAACAAGAGGCTTATGCGGCTGATATTACGTATAGCACAAATAACGAGCTTGGATTCGATTACTTACGTGACAACATGGTGTTATATAGAGAGCAGTGCGTTCAGCGTCCACTTAATTTTGCTATCATCGATGAAGTCGATTCTATTTTAGTCGATGAAGCACGTACGCCGCTTATTATTTCGGGACAAGCTCAAAAATCAGCAGAGCTATATATGTTTGCAAATGCATTCGTTCGTACATTAGAAAATGAAAAAGAATATTCATTTGATGTGAAAACGAAAAATGTAATGTTAACAGAAGATGGTATTACGAAAGCTGAGAAAGCTTTCCATATCGATAACTTATTCGATTTAAAACATGTAGCACTTCTTCACCATATTAATCAGGCGCTTCGTGCACACGTTGTTATGCACCTTGATACAGATTATGTTGTACAAGAAGGCGAAATCGTAATTGTAGACCAATTCACTGGTCGTCTTATGAAAGGTCGTCGCTATAGCGAAGGTTTACACCAAGCTATTGAAGCAAAAGAAGGCGTAGAAATTCAAAATGAAAGTATGACACTTGCAACAATTACGTTCCAGAACTACTTCCGTATGTACGAAAAGTTATCTGGTATGACTGGTACAGCGAAAACGGAAGAAGAAGAATTCCGTAGTATTTACAATATGAATGTTATCGTAATTCCAACGAATAAAGATATTATTCGTGATGACCGTGCAGATTTAATCTTCAAATCAATGGAAGGTAAATTCAATGCAGTTGTGGAGGATATTGTAAATCGTCATAAGCAAGGGCAACCTATTCTTGTTGGTACAGTTGCAATTGAAACGTCAGAGCTTATTTCAAAAATGTTAACACGTAAAGGTGTACGTCATAATATCTTAAACGCAAAAAACCATGCGCGTGAAGCAGATATCATTGCAGAAGCTGGTATGAAAGGCGCTGTAACAATTGCGACGAATATGGCAGGTCGTGGTACGGATATTAAGTTAGGCGAGGACATTAAAAACGTTGGCCTAGCAGTTATCGGTACAGAGCGTCACGAAAGCCGTCGTATTGATAATCAGTTACGTGGTCGTGCTGGTCGTCAAGGAGACCCTGGTGTAACACAGTTCTACTTATCAATGGAAGATGAACTAATGCGCCGTTTCGGTTCTGACAATATGAAAGCGATGATGGATCGTCTTGGTATGGATGATTCACAGCCAATCGAAAGTAAAATGGTTTCTCGTGCTGTAGAATCTGCACAAAAACGTGTAGAAGGAAATAACTATGATGCACGTAAACAGCTATTGCAATATGATGATGTACTTCGTCAACAACGTGAAGTAATTTATAAACAGCGTCAAGAGGTAATGGATTCAGAGAACTTACGCAGCATTATTGAAGGTATGATGAAATCTACGATAGAACGTGCTGTTGCACTTCATACGCAAGAAGAAATCGAAGAAGATTGGAACATTAAAGGTCTTGTCGATTACTTAAATACAAACCTTCTTGAAGAAGGGGATGTAAAAGAAGAAGAGTTACGTCGCCTTGCTCCAGAAGAAATGAGCGAATCAATCATCGAGAAATTATTAGAGCGTTATAACGCAAGAGAAAAACTTCTACCTGAAGAGCAGACACGTGAATTCGAAAAGGTTGTTGTATTCCGTGTTGTAGATACGAAATGGACAGATCATATCGATGCAATGGATCACCTTCGTGAAGGTATTCATTTACGTGCTTACGGACAAATCGATCCACTTCGTGAATACCAAATGGAAGGATTCGCAATGTTCGAATCGATGATCGCTTCTATTGAAGAGGAAATCTCTCGTTACATTATGAAAGCTGAAATTGAGCAAAACTTAGAGCGTCAAGAAGTTGTTCAAGGTGAAGCTGTTCATCCATCAAGCGATGGCGAAGACGCGAAGAAAAAACCGGTTGTAAAAGGTGACCAAATGGGACGCAACGATTTATGTAAATGCGGTAGTGGCAAGAAATATAAAAATTGTTGTGGCATTGGGCAATAATAGGAAACTGTAGTTTAGACTGCTTTGCAAATTTTTACATCAAAAATGTATGATAAAAAGGATTAAACTCTCTCCGTAATAAGCGGAGAGAGTTTCCCTTGTTTTCATATGAAAGTAACAGCAATTACATAGAGGTGAAGGAAATGGAATTAGTAGAAATTAGGCAAGAATTAGAAAAAATGGCTAAGAGATTAGCGGCTTTTAGGGGGTCTCTTTGACCTTCCTACTAAGGAAAAACAAATTGCAGAATTAGAAGAAAAGATGATGGGCGCAGGATTTTGGGATGACCAACAAGGCGCACAAACTGTAATTAATGAAGCGAATGCGCTGAAAGATATGG
Proteins encoded:
- the comFA gene encoding ATP-dependent helicase ComFA, which codes for MLAGRQLLLEELSSDLQGKLDHLKRNRDVVCVQGVIKKYSKYMCQRCGNMEQRLFASFLCKRCNKVCTYCRKCITMGRVSECAVLVRGITEISGENYLNPLQWEGVLSAGQELAAQSVVDAVKQKESFFIWAVCGAGKTEMLFRGIAEALQKGERVCIATPRTDVVLELAPRLQEVFPNINVAALYGGSLDLEKDAALIVATTHQLLRYYRAFHVMIVDEIDAFPYHVDKMLHYAVNEAMKEEAARIYLTATPDEKWKRKLRNGKQKGVIISGRYHRHPLPVPIFRWCGNWKKGLMRKKIPRALLQWLNMYLSKQYPIFLFVPHVRYVEEISQLLKLLNNQIDGVHAEDPARKEKVTAFRKGEIPLLVTTTILERGVTVKNLQVAVLGAEEEIFSESALVQIAGRAGRSSDEPHGDVIYFHYGKTEAMVRAKKHIQSMNKNAKEQGLID
- a CDS encoding ComF family protein, which gives rise to MHCLFCDEYISYAISWYTFFVKLHKKYICDRCEQKLSYIIGDICKECGRPLELVPAEYKNGDICMDCIRWTNEQRFPSLINRSLYVYDEGMKEILAQFKFRGDAELVHIFHQPFRSLFQKYFANVSAIIPVPLSEEREYERGFNQAELLASCLPIKMFCTSLRRIETEKQSKKKRKERISGVNPFYFQREEKFHEQHVLIVDDVYTTGITVRQIGSLLYDRGAREVSCLTLCRG
- the cspC gene encoding cold shock protein CspC — protein: MQGRVKWFNAEKGFGFIEREDGDDVFVHFSAIQQDGYKSLEEGQQVEFDIVDGARGPQAANVVKL
- the raiA gene encoding ribosome-associated translation inhibitor RaiA, whose product is MKFNIRGENIEVTPALKEYVEKKLSKLERYFDTFPEIKVNLKVYSDKQRIEVTIPFTDLLLRAEETNSDMYAAIDLVVDKIERQIRKHKTKVNRKLREKGSVKTNFILPEAVAVLDAVEEDELELVRTKRFDLKPMDVEEAILQMDMLGHSFFVFTNADTNETNVVYGRKDGKYGLIETK
- a CDS encoding VOC family protein — protein: MNFEVIPFLSLNGQGAKAIVFYEQYLGAKVLFKKNYKEMKEIDPNFTYKESQEHYITHSVLQIGTNKIMIAEQAVDSTRPWQLSNSSSLCIQSKDFQTIEALYHNLIQHDEVYILTPFEKNSFSPGYAIVRDPFGIVIQLTVTKHDF
- a CDS encoding YafY family protein; protein product: MKKVERLNQMLRFINQKQIFTLKDLMDEFQISKRTALRDIASLEEMGVPLFAEYGRYGGYRLIKTMTLPPISFTNHEVFALYFAMQALSSFVSIPFQISFRSINKKFLDSVSSKQRGQIENLQKRVSFFHLEQAHECGYLEEILLAAVQNRALTINYVTPKQTTMRRIQPISIYAMKGYWYCQAYDLDKAAYRVFRCDRIRSLEMVDAQDSLDLENINIHNAHSLWRATEQAIQFKCSITARGIEIFKQQQYPSMKLWEECEDTYLIGTYEPAEINFIISYLASFGKTIKIIEPSSLKENLKEYYLDLIRNL
- the secA gene encoding preprotein translocase subunit SecA, with translation MIGILKKVFDVNQRQIKRMQKTVEQIDALESSIKPLTDEQLKGKTIEFKERLTKGETVDDLLPEAFAVVREAATRVLGMRPYGVQLMGGIALHEGNISEMKTGEGKTLTSTLPVYLNALTGKGVHVVTVNEYLAQRDASEMGQLHEFLGLTVGINLNSMSREEKQEAYAADITYSTNNELGFDYLRDNMVLYREQCVQRPLNFAIIDEVDSILVDEARTPLIISGQAQKSAELYMFANAFVRTLENEKEYSFDVKTKNVMLTEDGITKAEKAFHIDNLFDLKHVALLHHINQALRAHVVMHLDTDYVVQEGEIVIVDQFTGRLMKGRRYSEGLHQAIEAKEGVEIQNESMTLATITFQNYFRMYEKLSGMTGTAKTEEEEFRSIYNMNVIVIPTNKDIIRDDRADLIFKSMEGKFNAVVEDIVNRHKQGQPILVGTVAIETSELISKMLTRKGVRHNILNAKNHAREADIIAEAGMKGAVTIATNMAGRGTDIKLGEDIKNVGLAVIGTERHESRRIDNQLRGRAGRQGDPGVTQFYLSMEDELMRRFGSDNMKAMMDRLGMDDSQPIESKMVSRAVESAQKRVEGNNYDARKQLLQYDDVLRQQREVIYKQRQEVMDSENLRSIIEGMMKSTIERAVALHTQEEIEEDWNIKGLVDYLNTNLLEEGDVKEEELRRLAPEEMSESIIEKLLERYNAREKLLPEEQTREFEKVVVFRVVDTKWTDHIDAMDHLREGIHLRAYGQIDPLREYQMEGFAMFESMIASIEEEISRYIMKAEIEQNLERQEVVQGEAVHPSSDGEDAKKKPVVKGDQMGRNDLCKCGSGKKYKNCCGIGQ